The genomic window TGGTTGCTGGTGCCCGTGTGTTCAGCGAGGTGCTGCAGGATCCGATGTTGATCCCTCAGGCGGTCATCAAGGGAAGGCAGGGGGTGTTCCGGGTCAGTCATGTGGTTTTGATAGCCCCTTTCTTTAATGAACCTGGACTTCATTGAACAGCGCAATCAGTTTGACGGGACGGCCTTCCAGGCGCTCCAGGACCATTTGCGGCACCACGCGACTGAACACGTGATGGTACTGGCGGATCAGCGAGAAGTAATCGTTGTATTCCCCTTCGGTGATTTCTCGCCACAGGCTGGGTCGGTAACGCACGATGATGCTCAGGTGGTAGGTGAGCAGGAAGTGGACGGCCAGCATGTCCTTGACTTCGCCAAAGGGGGCGTCAAACCAGGAGGGGGGCACCAGTGCGGATTGGTGGCTGGGGATTCTGGCCAAGCATGCTTCTTCGCTTTCACCCAGCACATAGCCTCGGATGGCGGGTCCGTCGTTGGTGCGCTGGATGATGTCCAGGGGCTGAAAGT from Deinococcus cellulosilyticus NBRC 106333 = KACC 11606 includes these protein-coding regions:
- a CDS encoding YaaC family protein; translated protein: IKDKHLTLDNLLACIPELADLYFNVTGKPPKSSPYEMKSASPMGGPKFGNQSLPDPPEDPNAADAFPLGLCYLLTSPYHQTLEDCKAMQNYFQPLDIIQRTNDGPAIRGYVLGESEEACLARIPSHQSALVPPSWFDAPFGEVKDMLAVHFLLTYHLSIIVRYRPSLWREITEGEYNDYFSLIRQYHHVFSRVVPQMVLERLEGRPVKLIALFNEVQVH